From the Chloroflexota bacterium genome, one window contains:
- a CDS encoding MFS transporter: MRTASVTQKRPRIFYGWYIVAASFTCNVFTSGAYWQGFQVFFLPILREFGWSRAALSGAFALRQIETGAFAPILGFVVDRIGPKPVIISGAVLLGVGMILISYTFSIWSFYLFFAVASIGASGTSHAIGWTVVIVRWFRRLRGTALGIGVSGPILTGAVLFVLAWFLGEVGWRWTIRGTGVALILIIIPLAMLIRMNPIQHGWLPDGDRPRSPGDPDIAPGDIQAVRQARRAHRAALEDDQGMTASVALRTRSFWLASSVFMAMFLGTSALQVHQVPLFESKGFSTAEAAVTVSLVFLASGVGRIGAGFLADLFEVRYVLALMVGMQALSWLYLFVYGTTALWAAVPFTIFYGVAFGAMVSVRPVLLAQLFGTRALGSLAGMLQATALASGTVGPVFMGWIFDINQSYDVAVFTFIVTTAAGLPMAWAVRPTGSPAARLRRARRLGARMRGSP, encoded by the coding sequence ATGCGCACCGCATCAGTTACCCAGAAGCGCCCAAGGATCTTCTACGGCTGGTACATCGTCGCCGCCAGCTTCACGTGCAACGTCTTCACATCGGGCGCTTACTGGCAGGGCTTCCAGGTCTTCTTCCTCCCCATCCTGCGAGAGTTCGGATGGTCGCGCGCCGCCCTCTCCGGCGCCTTTGCCCTCCGCCAGATCGAGACCGGCGCATTCGCCCCCATCCTGGGCTTCGTCGTCGACCGGATCGGCCCCAAGCCGGTCATCATATCCGGCGCCGTCCTCCTTGGTGTCGGCATGATCCTGATCTCCTATACTTTCTCCATTTGGAGCTTCTACCTCTTCTTCGCCGTCGCCTCCATCGGGGCCAGCGGCACCTCCCACGCCATCGGGTGGACCGTGGTCATCGTGCGATGGTTCCGCCGTCTCCGGGGGACCGCCCTGGGCATCGGCGTCTCCGGCCCCATCCTCACCGGCGCCGTCCTCTTCGTCCTCGCATGGTTCCTCGGCGAGGTCGGCTGGCGATGGACGATCCGCGGCACCGGCGTCGCCCTCATCCTCATCATCATCCCCCTGGCGATGCTCATCCGCATGAACCCCATCCAGCACGGCTGGCTGCCCGACGGCGACCGCCCGCGCAGCCCCGGCGATCCCGACATTGCGCCGGGGGACATCCAGGCGGTGCGGCAAGCGCGGCGTGCCCACCGGGCGGCCTTGGAGGACGACCAGGGCATGACCGCCAGCGTCGCCCTGCGGACGCGCTCCTTCTGGTTGGCCTCATCCGTCTTCATGGCGATGTTTCTCGGCACCAGCGCCCTGCAGGTGCACCAGGTGCCCCTGTTCGAGAGCAAGGGCTTCAGCACTGCCGAGGCCGCCGTCACCGTGTCGCTCGTCTTCCTGGCCAGCGGCGTCGGCCGCATCGGCGCGGGCTTTCTCGCCGACCTGTTTGAAGTCCGCTACGTGCTCGCGCTCATGGTCGGGATGCAAGCCCTCTCCTGGCTCTACCTGTTTGTGTACGGGACCACGGCGCTGTGGGCCGCGGTGCCCTTCACCATCTTCTACGGCGTCGCATTTGGCGCAATGGTGTCCGTGCGGCCCGTGCTGCTTGCCCAGCTCTTCGGCACACGGGCGCTCGGCTCGCTTGCCGGCATGCTCCAGGCGACTGCCCTCGCCTCTGGAACCGTTGGCCCGGTGTTCATGGGTTGGATTTTCGACATCAATCAGTCGTATGATGTGGCCGTCTTTACCTTCATCGTCACCACGGCCGCCGGACTCCCGATGGCGTGGGCCGTCCGCCCCACCGGCTCGCCGGCCGCGCGGCTCCGGCGCGCCCGGCGCCTCGGCGCCAGAATGCGAGGTTCACCATGA
- a CDS encoding MOSC domain-containing protein has protein sequence MSGVVIQVNRKPETPGQHGLPKIPADAVRVTANGLDGDYNRFRTFAKGGDPARAVMIMPIEMLHQLNAEGWPVHPGDMGENITSQGIPYNDFTIGARYRIGEAVIEIAEPCLACMNLAALPFIGQERGPAFIKTLTRMEGNALFNRRGWYAAVVREGIVSPGDAITPLPAPARA, from the coding sequence ATGAGCGGCGTGGTCATCCAGGTCAATCGAAAGCCGGAAACGCCCGGCCAGCACGGCCTCCCCAAGATCCCCGCCGACGCCGTCCGTGTTACTGCGAACGGGCTCGACGGCGACTACAACCGTTTCCGTACGTTCGCCAAGGGCGGCGACCCCGCCCGCGCCGTCATGATCATGCCCATCGAGATGCTGCACCAGCTCAACGCCGAGGGCTGGCCCGTCCACCCCGGCGACATGGGCGAGAACATCACGTCCCAAGGCATCCCCTACAACGACTTCACCATCGGCGCACGCTACCGGATTGGCGAGGCCGTCATCGAGATCGCCGAGCCGTGCCTCGCCTGTATGAACCTCGCCGCGCTGCCCTTCATCGGCCAGGAGCGCGGCCCCGCCTTCATCAAGACGCTCACCCGCATGGAGGGCAACGCCCTCTTCAACCGCCGCGGCTGGTACGCCGCCGTCGTCCGTGAGGGCATCGTCTCCCCAGGCGACGCCATCACGCCACTCCCCGCGCCCGCGCGCGCTTGA
- a CDS encoding VOC family protein yields the protein MGGFTISRVGHVGVQVTDMDRSLDFYCNKLGLTLTGRWPRGEMGDMAFIRFGEMHHDIVLFTHPDHPQSDNRRIGYNALQHIAMEIDSRDEWLKALYDLKRKGVEIVSGPLVHGAEGDPRNIGGSGTRSFYFEDPDGNSLELYCDMMRVPNGEPFPRPEYADVWTL from the coding sequence ATGGGTGGCTTCACTATCAGCAGGGTCGGACATGTGGGCGTGCAGGTCACGGACATGGACCGCTCCCTTGACTTCTACTGCAACAAGCTCGGCCTCACCCTCACCGGCCGGTGGCCCCGCGGCGAGATGGGCGACATGGCCTTCATCCGCTTCGGCGAGATGCACCATGACATCGTCCTCTTCACCCACCCGGACCACCCGCAGTCCGACAACCGCCGCATCGGCTACAACGCCCTCCAGCACATCGCCATGGAGATCGACTCCCGCGACGAGTGGCTCAAGGCCCTCTACGACCTCAAGAGGAAGGGCGTCGAGATCGTCAGCGGCCCCCTCGTCCACGGCGCCGAGGGCGACCCCCGCAACATCGGCGGCAGCGGCACCCGCTCCTTCTACTTCGAGGACCCCGACGGCAACTCCCTCGAACTCTACTGCGACATGATGCGTGTCCCCAACGGCGAGCCCTTCCCCCGCCCCGAGTACGCCGACGTCTGGACCCTGTAA
- a CDS encoding TIGR03619 family F420-dependent LLM class oxidoreductase, producing MKIGVSSFLTDYSIDVVTLATRAEELGFDSLWAPEHPIIPVERTQKVPADSTDEELPKKYFDVVDPYVTLAAAAAATTTLKVATGVTLLPERNPLLLAKEAATLDLISGGRFIMGIGAGWITEETEIMGGNFPRRWAQCRESVLAMKELWTTVYSEYHGEFYDFPQVVSFPRPVQRPHPPIILGGGARNVFKRVIEYGDGWLPLRARPERVAEGRKELDRLAEEAGRDPRSLEVTCYQVPPDPEHVRALEEAGVDRVVIQIDTAGRDEALAQLESHARALL from the coding sequence ATGAAGATTGGCGTGTCGTCCTTCCTGACAGACTACTCCATCGACGTGGTGACGCTGGCTACGCGGGCGGAGGAGCTTGGGTTTGACTCGCTGTGGGCGCCGGAGCACCCGATCATCCCGGTGGAGCGGACGCAGAAGGTGCCTGCGGACAGCACGGACGAGGAGCTGCCGAAGAAGTACTTCGACGTGGTGGACCCGTACGTGACGCTGGCGGCGGCCGCCGCGGCAACGACGACGCTCAAGGTGGCGACGGGGGTCACGCTGCTGCCGGAGCGGAACCCGCTGCTGCTCGCGAAGGAGGCGGCGACGCTGGACCTTATCTCCGGCGGGCGGTTCATCATGGGCATCGGCGCGGGGTGGATCACGGAGGAGACGGAGATCATGGGCGGCAACTTTCCGCGGCGATGGGCGCAGTGCCGGGAGTCCGTGCTGGCCATGAAGGAGCTGTGGACGACGGTGTACAGCGAGTACCACGGGGAGTTCTATGACTTTCCCCAGGTGGTCTCGTTCCCGAGACCTGTGCAGCGGCCGCACCCGCCGATCATCCTCGGCGGCGGCGCGCGGAACGTGTTCAAGCGGGTGATCGAGTACGGCGACGGGTGGCTGCCGCTTCGGGCGCGGCCCGAGCGGGTCGCCGAGGGGCGCAAGGAGCTGGACCGGCTGGCGGAAGAGGCGGGGCGGGACCCTCGCTCGCTGGAGGTTACGTGCTACCAGGTGCCGCCGGACCCCGAGCACGTTCGGGCGCTGGAAGAGGCCGGGGTCGACAGGGTCGTCATCCAGATAGACACTGCGGGGCGGGATGAGGCGCTGGCGCAGCTCGAGAGCCACGCGCGGGCGCTGCTGTAG
- a CDS encoding ABC transporter substrate-binding protein: MVDSYISKRLLLVVALLIAAMMMVAACGGDGDDGDSGSGAAAPQTDTSTSTTTTTDTSTTAAAEPTAAPAMTTEEPAMMEPVEDRVVTAFEAPSTEGNETRHIGQTTVWQLKPMYEYLLDSHPVSDEMIPGLATEWAVEEGPQVRFKLREGVQFHDDWGEFTSADVVHTLMNHQREGGLHGELVYFQTVTPEAVVVSDYEVIIKLSRNDSNFFAQFSRLQGGFEIISKAHHEAEGDPVVIGEDDPIAGTGSYQYLEREQALNIVFERTPDHWRFSPDFPELEIKFINEASTRLAALFTGEVHLTNLPEDNLQQAVADGYGVVRGNVTALRAFAQFRGQYEDEASAQGTGYQDTGSPFLDVRVRQALNRAINRDEINSAYFGDKGVLMQVNHLNPGRPGWNERWVQEFPAKYGFDPDAAQALLAEAGYDASNPLEIDINVAPLSRYAGADDIIEIMAGYWSDIGVKVNQYTEDTATRRARGRNFEYTREIAMGGTSSNITIGPKVYNTSFPPRGGGVEILESSRIMGEFIQTLDPVKADALARQMGDIFFDQFISIPLFWLPAEAVINKEVIAGWVWPGSITGTWTHLENIEAVKK; encoded by the coding sequence ATGGTTGACAGTTATATCTCGAAGAGGTTGCTGCTGGTCGTGGCGTTGCTCATTGCAGCCATGATGATGGTGGCGGCGTGCGGTGGGGATGGCGACGACGGTGACAGCGGCTCTGGAGCCGCCGCGCCGCAGACCGACACGTCGACGTCCACAACGACCACGACCGACACCTCGACGACCGCAGCGGCGGAGCCAACTGCCGCGCCCGCCATGACGACGGAAGAACCCGCCATGATGGAGCCGGTGGAGGACCGCGTGGTCACTGCCTTTGAGGCACCATCGACTGAGGGCAACGAGACCCGCCACATTGGCCAGACGACGGTGTGGCAGCTCAAGCCGATGTATGAGTACCTTCTGGACTCCCACCCGGTCTCGGACGAGATGATCCCCGGCCTGGCGACGGAGTGGGCGGTCGAGGAAGGGCCGCAGGTCCGCTTCAAGCTGCGTGAGGGCGTGCAGTTCCACGACGACTGGGGTGAGTTCACCTCCGCGGACGTGGTCCACACGCTGATGAACCACCAGCGCGAGGGCGGCCTCCACGGCGAGCTGGTCTACTTCCAGACAGTTACCCCCGAGGCCGTCGTGGTCAGTGACTACGAGGTCATCATCAAGCTGTCCCGCAACGACAGCAACTTCTTCGCCCAGTTCTCTCGGCTGCAGGGCGGCTTTGAGATCATCTCCAAGGCTCACCACGAGGCCGAGGGCGACCCGGTGGTCATCGGCGAGGACGACCCGATTGCGGGCACCGGCTCCTACCAGTACCTGGAGCGCGAGCAGGCCCTGAACATCGTCTTCGAGCGGACGCCTGACCACTGGCGCTTCAGCCCCGACTTCCCGGAGTTGGAGATCAAGTTCATCAATGAGGCGTCCACTCGGTTGGCCGCGCTCTTCACCGGTGAGGTCCACCTTACCAACCTCCCTGAGGACAACCTGCAGCAGGCAGTGGCCGACGGCTATGGCGTCGTCCGGGGCAACGTGACCGCGCTCCGGGCCTTCGCCCAGTTCCGCGGCCAGTATGAGGATGAAGCCTCCGCGCAGGGCACCGGCTACCAGGACACCGGCAGCCCCTTCCTGGACGTTCGCGTCCGGCAGGCGCTGAACCGGGCCATCAACCGCGATGAGATCAACAGCGCGTACTTTGGCGACAAGGGTGTGCTGATGCAGGTTAACCACCTGAACCCCGGCCGCCCCGGTTGGAATGAGCGGTGGGTCCAGGAATTCCCGGCCAAGTACGGCTTCGACCCGGATGCCGCTCAGGCACTCCTGGCGGAGGCCGGCTACGACGCCAGCAACCCGCTGGAGATCGACATCAACGTGGCGCCGCTGTCCCGCTACGCGGGCGCTGACGACATCATCGAGATTATGGCCGGCTACTGGTCCGACATCGGCGTGAAGGTCAACCAGTACACGGAGGACACGGCCACAAGGCGCGCCCGCGGACGCAACTTCGAGTACACGCGGGAAATCGCGATGGGCGGCACGAGCTCCAACATCACCATCGGCCCGAAGGTCTACAACACCTCCTTCCCGCCACGGGGCGGCGGTGTGGAGATCCTTGAGAGCAGCAGGATCATGGGCGAGTTCATCCAGACGCTTGACCCCGTGAAGGCTGACGCCCTGGCGCGTCAGATGGGCGACATCTTCTTCGACCAGTTCATCTCCATCCCGCTCTTCTGGCTGCCCGCTGAGGCGGTCATCAACAAGGAAGTCATTGCGGGTTGGGTCTGGCCGGGGTCCATCACCGGCACCTGGACTCACCTGGAGAACATCGAGGCCGTCAAGAAGTAG
- a CDS encoding cobalamin-independent methionine synthase II family protein yields MKRSVDRILTTHTGSLPRPLELAEMLLKKDDGEETDPEALAAAVREAVAETVRKQVEAGVDVVSDGEQGKIGYSTYVKDRLTGFEGEATVNVRADWADFPDASVPLAARVKRPACNGPVAWKDPDAVQGDVATFNSALEANPAEEGFLTAASPGVIAHFLGNQYYATREEYLATLSDVMKQEFEAIVEAGFVLQLDCPDLAMSRHMRFPDLDIADFLKIAEGNVEALNHAISGIPADRVRLHLCWGNYEGPHHRDVPLRDILPVVLKANVGAISMEGANPRHAHEWAVFKDVPLPDDMAVIPGVIDSTTNFIEHPELVAQRIVAYAEVVGKERVIAGSDCGFGTFASTAPNVQPGIVWAKLASLAEGARLASEQLW; encoded by the coding sequence ATGAAGCGCAGCGTCGACCGGATCCTGACGACGCATACGGGCAGCCTGCCCCGGCCTCTGGAGTTAGCGGAGATGCTGCTGAAGAAGGACGACGGCGAGGAGACGGACCCGGAAGCGCTGGCGGCGGCCGTCAGGGAGGCCGTGGCGGAGACGGTGCGGAAGCAAGTCGAGGCGGGCGTCGACGTGGTCAGCGACGGCGAGCAGGGCAAAATCGGCTACTCAACGTACGTGAAGGACCGGCTCACGGGCTTCGAGGGGGAGGCGACCGTCAACGTCCGGGCGGACTGGGCGGACTTTCCCGACGCCTCGGTCCCGCTGGCGGCGAGGGTGAAGCGGCCCGCGTGCAACGGCCCGGTCGCGTGGAAGGACCCCGACGCGGTGCAGGGGGACGTCGCGACCTTCAACTCGGCGCTGGAGGCCAATCCGGCGGAGGAGGGGTTCCTGACGGCGGCGTCGCCGGGCGTCATCGCGCACTTCCTCGGCAACCAGTACTACGCGACGCGGGAGGAGTACCTGGCGACGCTGTCGGACGTGATGAAGCAGGAGTTTGAGGCCATCGTCGAGGCCGGGTTCGTGTTGCAACTGGACTGTCCGGACCTGGCGATGAGCCGCCACATGCGCTTCCCGGACCTGGACATCGCCGACTTCCTCAAGATCGCCGAGGGCAACGTCGAGGCGCTGAACCACGCCATCAGCGGCATCCCGGCGGACCGGGTGCGGCTGCACCTGTGCTGGGGCAACTACGAGGGCCCGCACCACCGCGACGTGCCGCTTCGGGACATCCTGCCGGTGGTGCTGAAGGCCAACGTCGGGGCTATTTCGATGGAGGGCGCCAACCCGCGCCACGCGCACGAGTGGGCGGTCTTCAAGGACGTGCCGCTGCCGGACGACATGGCCGTCATCCCCGGGGTCATCGACTCGACGACCAACTTCATCGAGCACCCGGAGCTGGTGGCGCAGCGGATCGTCGCGTATGCCGAGGTGGTGGGCAAGGAGCGGGTGATCGCAGGCTCGGACTGCGGCTTCGGCACGTTTGCGAGCACGGCGCCGAACGTGCAGCCGGGCATCGTGTGGGCGAAGCTGGCGTCGCTCGCGGAGGGCGCGCGGCTGGCCTCCGAGCAGCTCTGGTAG
- a CDS encoding 4-hydroxyphenylacetate 3-hydroxylase: MTGERYIKSLQDGREVFLDGRQVADVTTEPAFAAMINELARIYDLQHTDEYRDLMTYESPDTGNRVSLSWMIPESLEQTRAKRRNSEVWNEQLWGQLGRGPDILAPYILMLYNRREALGQIKHPNCDFRENIINYTQLCRENDLFLTHALGDPQVDRSLQPQNERRTVKEEDLALHVVEETKEGIIVTGGKQLSTAAHMTNETYVSLSATFARRADPKFYMAFSIPSGTPGLKTLVREPVGMWQGTYGHPFLALDEQDAMLFFDNVLVPWDRVFMLYEPPPAGLGPGLGGGLNLLGWSNMTRVHFRMKLMTAVTTMIAKAIGVYDFREVGAKLGEMVSYCELWRYAMAGVEETTYIKDGAQPTGSAAALQNWFAFTSQRMVQLMREVSGSGMIMQPSEADLANPEIRKYLDLYMRGKDVDVEYKSRLYRIAHELAASSFGMRQDIYEYWHAGDPTRNRVNMLRAYDQSEMIERIEELISKPLPHGEQL, translated from the coding sequence ATGACGGGGGAACGGTACATCAAGAGCCTGCAGGACGGGCGCGAGGTATTCCTCGACGGGAGGCAGGTTGCCGACGTGACGACCGAGCCGGCCTTCGCTGCCATGATCAATGAGTTGGCCCGGATCTACGACCTGCAGCACACGGACGAGTACCGGGACCTGATGACCTACGAGTCGCCAGACACGGGCAACCGCGTGAGCCTCTCGTGGATGATCCCGGAGTCGCTGGAGCAGACGCGTGCGAAGCGGCGCAACAGCGAGGTGTGGAACGAGCAACTCTGGGGGCAGCTCGGCAGGGGCCCGGACATTCTGGCGCCCTACATCCTGATGCTGTACAACCGCCGGGAAGCGCTGGGGCAGATCAAGCACCCCAACTGCGACTTCCGAGAGAACATCATCAACTACACCCAACTCTGCCGCGAGAACGACCTCTTCCTGACCCATGCCCTCGGCGACCCGCAGGTGGACCGGAGCCTGCAGCCGCAGAACGAGCGGCGGACGGTCAAGGAGGAGGACCTGGCGCTGCACGTGGTGGAGGAGACCAAGGAGGGCATCATCGTCACGGGCGGGAAGCAGCTATCGACCGCGGCGCACATGACGAATGAGACCTACGTGTCGCTGTCGGCCACGTTTGCGCGGCGGGCGGACCCGAAGTTCTACATGGCGTTCTCGATCCCAAGCGGCACGCCGGGGTTGAAGACGCTGGTGCGGGAGCCCGTCGGGATGTGGCAAGGCACCTACGGCCACCCCTTCCTCGCCCTCGACGAGCAGGACGCGATGCTCTTCTTCGACAACGTGCTGGTGCCGTGGGACCGGGTGTTCATGCTCTACGAGCCGCCGCCCGCGGGCCTTGGGCCCGGACTTGGGGGAGGGCTGAACCTGCTCGGTTGGTCCAACATGACCCGAGTGCACTTCCGCATGAAGCTGATGACGGCCGTCACGACGATGATCGCGAAGGCCATCGGCGTGTACGACTTCCGCGAGGTGGGCGCCAAGCTGGGCGAAATGGTCTCGTACTGCGAGCTGTGGCGCTACGCCATGGCGGGGGTGGAGGAGACCACGTACATCAAGGACGGCGCGCAGCCCACGGGCAGCGCGGCGGCGTTGCAGAACTGGTTTGCGTTCACGTCGCAACGGATGGTGCAGCTCATGCGGGAGGTCAGTGGCTCGGGCATGATCATGCAGCCGAGCGAGGCGGACCTGGCCAACCCGGAGATCCGCAAGTACCTGGACCTTTACATGAGGGGCAAGGACGTCGACGTGGAGTACAAGTCGCGGCTCTACCGCATCGCGCATGAGCTGGCCGCCAGCTCCTTCGGCATGCGGCAGGACATCTACGAGTACTGGCACGCGGGCGACCCCACGCGCAACCGCGTGAACATGCTGCGTGCGTACGACCAGAGCGAAATGATCGAGCGCATCGAGGAGCTGATATCGAAGCCGCTGCCGCACGGCGAGCAGCTCTAG
- a CDS encoding retroviral-like aspartic protease family protein, which translates to MGVFVWPLRLDSLDGERSLEVEAMVDTGASYTIVPGRLLEGLGVTPIDKVRLTLADGSQVEFELGEAIATVNERSISTLVAFGDDNARCLLGAYILEGLRLAVNPVDGKLAPVTTAWA; encoded by the coding sequence ATGGGCGTTTTTGTCTGGCCACTTCGCTTGGATAGCCTCGACGGTGAGCGGTCGCTGGAAGTCGAGGCGATGGTGGACACCGGGGCATCCTACACGATTGTGCCCGGGCGCTTGCTGGAGGGTTTGGGAGTGACGCCCATCGACAAGGTTCGGCTCACGCTTGCGGACGGCTCCCAGGTTGAATTCGAGCTCGGCGAGGCAATTGCAACCGTAAACGAACGGAGCATCTCCACCCTCGTAGCCTTTGGCGACGACAATGCCCGCTGCCTGCTGGGCGCCTACATCCTTGAGGGGCTGCGCCTGGCGGTCAACCCGGTTGATGGCAAGCTGGCGCCCGTCACCACCGCTTGGGCGTAG
- a CDS encoding LLM class flavin-dependent oxidoreductase, which translates to MDIGYFTMPMHPPGSNMTATLEDDLEQIVALDKLGYREAWIGEHFTTAWENIPAPDLFIAQALPLTENIVLGTGVTCMPNHNPFVIAHRVAQLDHMAKGRFHWGVGSGGFPGDFDVFGFVPATGEHRGMTREAVDLVLQLWDDPKPGLYESKYWRFTVPEPQEDIALRFHVKPYQQPHPPIGMAGVSEKSDTLTLAGARGYIPMSINLAHQRILKTHWDGVETGAAETGRTADRSTWRIAREVYVGENSKKARREAIDGVLGRDFTDYFRRLLPKLRGLNGLKADPDMPDSEIDAEYMADNVWIVGGPDEVAEKLSELNKYVGGFGVLLVMGHEWQPEEQWRASMEMLVNEVLPKVNA; encoded by the coding sequence ATGGACATCGGGTACTTCACCATGCCCATGCACCCGCCGGGGTCGAACATGACGGCGACCCTGGAGGACGACCTGGAGCAGATTGTCGCGCTCGACAAGCTGGGGTACCGGGAGGCGTGGATTGGTGAGCACTTCACGACGGCGTGGGAGAACATCCCGGCGCCCGACTTGTTCATCGCGCAGGCGCTGCCGCTGACGGAGAACATCGTGCTCGGCACGGGCGTCACGTGCATGCCGAACCACAACCCGTTTGTGATCGCGCACCGGGTGGCGCAGCTCGACCACATGGCGAAGGGGCGCTTCCACTGGGGCGTCGGGTCCGGCGGGTTCCCGGGCGACTTCGACGTGTTCGGCTTCGTGCCGGCGACGGGCGAGCACCGGGGGATGACGCGCGAGGCTGTGGACCTGGTGCTGCAGCTCTGGGACGACCCGAAGCCGGGGCTGTACGAGTCGAAGTACTGGCGGTTCACCGTGCCGGAGCCGCAGGAGGACATCGCGCTGCGATTCCACGTGAAGCCGTACCAGCAGCCGCACCCGCCCATCGGCATGGCGGGGGTCTCGGAGAAGAGCGACACGCTGACACTGGCGGGGGCGCGAGGCTACATCCCGATGAGCATCAACCTGGCGCACCAGCGCATCCTCAAGACGCACTGGGACGGCGTCGAGACCGGCGCGGCGGAGACCGGCCGGACGGCCGACCGCTCGACGTGGCGGATCGCGCGCGAGGTGTACGTGGGCGAGAACAGCAAGAAGGCGCGGCGGGAGGCCATCGACGGGGTGCTGGGCCGCGACTTCACGGACTACTTCCGGCGGCTGCTGCCGAAACTGCGCGGGCTGAACGGGCTGAAGGCGGACCCCGATATGCCGGACAGCGAGATCGACGCGGAGTACATGGCGGACAACGTGTGGATCGTCGGGGGGCCGGACGAAGTGGCGGAGAAGCTGAGCGAGCTGAACAAGTACGTGGGCGGCTTCGGGGTGCTGCTGGTGATGGGCCACGAGTGGCAGCCGGAGGAGCAGTGGCGGGCGTCTATGGAGATGCTGGTGAACGAGGTGCTGCCGAAGGTGAACGCGTAG
- a CDS encoding alpha/beta hydrolase produces MTTVSKVWTEKYLEMSHGKTRYWEAGEGYPTILLHGAGWVSGCENWALAMGPLSEKLHVYAIDCLNWGLGDVFNQEMSFAYLVDHVREFMDVLEIDKANFVGHSMGGWIVTLMAYESPDRVNKLVNVAGGGTATRPLQNMVEFKVPAPEAIREQMTRRYPEGTVDPEEMAATFIKKIELPEHGEAFAKVMKHMTDPMTRPRYNTVRRMKHIKAPTLVIWGRDDQVNALEMGETTAANIPGAQLVVLECGHAVPTEKADEFNKLVLDFFTS; encoded by the coding sequence ATGACCACCGTGTCCAAGGTATGGACGGAAAAGTATCTGGAAATGAGCCACGGCAAGACGCGCTACTGGGAGGCGGGTGAGGGCTACCCCACCATCCTGCTCCACGGCGCGGGCTGGGTGAGCGGCTGCGAGAACTGGGCGCTGGCGATGGGGCCGCTCTCTGAGAAGCTGCACGTCTACGCCATCGACTGCCTGAACTGGGGGCTGGGCGACGTGTTCAACCAGGAGATGTCGTTCGCGTACTTGGTCGACCACGTGCGGGAGTTCATGGACGTGCTGGAGATCGACAAGGCGAACTTCGTCGGGCACTCGATGGGCGGGTGGATCGTCACGCTGATGGCGTACGAGAGCCCGGACCGGGTGAACAAGCTCGTCAACGTGGCGGGCGGCGGGACGGCGACGCGGCCGCTGCAGAACATGGTCGAGTTCAAGGTGCCCGCGCCAGAGGCGATCCGCGAGCAGATGACGCGGCGCTACCCGGAGGGGACAGTGGACCCGGAGGAGATGGCGGCGACGTTCATCAAGAAGATCGAGCTGCCGGAGCACGGCGAGGCGTTTGCCAAGGTGATGAAGCACATGACCGACCCGATGACGCGCCCCCGGTACAACACCGTGCGGCGCATGAAGCACATCAAGGCGCCGACGCTGGTCATCTGGGGCAGGGACGACCAGGTGAACGCGCTGGAGATGGGCGAGACGACGGCGGCCAACATCCCCGGCGCGCAGCTGGTGGTGCTGGAGTGCGGGCACGCGGTGCCGACGGAGAAGGCGGACGAGTTCAACAAGCTCGTGCTGGACTTCTTTACCTCGTAG
- a CDS encoding DUF664 domain-containing protein → MADENAGTIQNFVTILLDYANGSLKRAVDGLTDEQVFHQPTGDTNNIAWLAWHMNRWKDWQGHLVTGEEQVWIRDGWCERFGIPAERTGIGDSTEQVAEFRPPPELLWGYTEAAHTTFIERVNSLSQEQLEEMVHYIPGRGDLRPKWRSILGVCSDTMKHTGQIEYLRGLITGKGWFGA, encoded by the coding sequence ATGGCGGACGAGAACGCGGGGACGATCCAGAACTTCGTGACGATCCTGTTGGACTACGCCAACGGGTCTCTCAAGCGCGCGGTCGACGGGCTGACGGACGAGCAGGTGTTCCACCAGCCTACGGGTGACACCAACAACATCGCGTGGCTGGCGTGGCACATGAACCGGTGGAAGGACTGGCAGGGGCACCTGGTGACGGGCGAGGAGCAGGTGTGGATCCGGGACGGCTGGTGCGAGCGCTTCGGCATCCCGGCCGAGCGGACGGGCATCGGCGACTCGACGGAGCAGGTGGCCGAGTTCCGACCGCCGCCGGAGCTGCTGTGGGGGTACACGGAGGCGGCGCACACGACGTTCATCGAGCGGGTGAACTCGCTGTCGCAGGAGCAGCTGGAGGAGATGGTGCACTACATCCCGGGGCGCGGCGATCTTCGGCCGAAGTGGCGGTCGATACTCGGGGTGTGCTCGGACACGATGAAGCACACGGGGCAGATCGAATACCTGCGGGGGTTGATCACGGGGAAGGGGTGGTTTGGGGCGTAG